Proteins co-encoded in one Hominilimicola fabiformis genomic window:
- a CDS encoding ECF transporter S component: MEAINNVQNKTRFTPKFIASVGILSGISIVLMQILEFPIPFMPPFLKFDFSTLPALIGGFAYGPVTGIAIAFIKAALHLLRTDTGGVGELADFLASGSLVFVSSLIYKRIKTRKGAVLGLVLGAIAMAIVGGLANYFILIPFYTNVMPMEQIISLCGKANPLITNTLGYVLYGAIPFNLIKALLLSIITFVLYKQISKILH, encoded by the coding sequence ATGGAAGCAATCAACAATGTTCAAAACAAAACAAGGTTTACACCGAAATTTATCGCAAGTGTAGGAATACTGTCGGGTATATCTATTGTACTTATGCAGATTTTAGAATTTCCTATCCCGTTTATGCCGCCGTTTCTAAAGTTTGATTTTTCAACTTTACCTGCTTTGATAGGCGGATTTGCATACGGTCCTGTTACCGGTATTGCGATAGCATTCATCAAAGCGGCTCTACACCTGCTAAGAACAGACACAGGCGGTGTCGGTGAACTTGCCGACTTCCTTGCAAGCGGTTCACTTGTATTTGTTTCATCACTTATTTACAAGCGTATCAAAACAAGAAAAGGTGCTGTTTTAGGTCTTGTTCTCGGTGCAATAGCAATGGCAATCGTAGGCGGACTTGCAAACTACTTTATCTTGATACCGTTCTATACAAACGTTATGCCTATGGAGCAAATTATATCGCTTTGCGGCAAGGCTAATCCGCTTATAACAAACACTTTGGGATATGTTTTATACGGAGCAATTCCGTTTAATTTAATAAAAGCACTGTTGTTATCAATCATAACATTCGTACTATACAAACAAATTTCAAAGATTT